A DNA window from Daucus carota subsp. sativus chromosome 3, DH1 v3.0, whole genome shotgun sequence contains the following coding sequences:
- the LOC108214799 gene encoding uncharacterized protein LOC108214799 isoform X2 encodes MEDKPSSSSLFPVFTAPPPPTTTTTTTKQPPQWLSNTSFTTDISLINDAVSSHYATTTSLPIEHDDDDLESDEDNKHNQRPQYELVDSPASDYSSSEENKNLKKKKRKRKKQQSGVADADYKYGPSGRKSDKAWANSSSDKDYFFDSRGDRDNLAFGCIYRMDVARYKPHSSTFGNASHAKYHRNPKRRDFDADDDIDVLDSKLKSVGRYWSARYNAVERHKNFKRMRITAPEKCAMTFDNFIPLSDDTFCERSDGRTISKASVIEESWEDVVLRKTREFNKLTREYPHNEKGWLDFADFQDKVASMQPQKGARLQTLEKKVSILEKAVEVNPDNEDLLVCLLNAYRRRDSTDVLISRWEKLLVQHSGSWKLWKEFLQVVQGEFSRFKIPEMRRIYANAIRALSATRGKQHRQAYGGTIALSHDSAVIQQELNLVDLFVNLCRFEWQAGYQELATALFQAEIEYCLFCPSLLLSEQSKLRLFEYFWDSNGSRVGEDGALGWSTWLEKTEEQKQKVVNEESDEIDEGGWTGWSEPLLKTKEVDVNQEKIDENIAEVEESDELGEGEVEPEKDAATLLKMLGIDADADASDEVKNAATWIRWSQEEILRDTDQWMPLHPKTAGDTHGDGITDGEIDEHFSRVILFEDISDYMFSLTSEEARLSLLYQFIDFYGGKISQWTSTNSSAWGEKILSLEVLPDIILDKLRRVHEVLTKAKSTPMSLSLECLLDGSGDTSMRTNMMKFLRNATLLCLSAFPKNHLLQEAVLVADELSNTRMGTLSSSVTPCRALAKTLLKKNRQDVLLCGVYARREAVFGNIDHARKVFDMALSSSEMVQPDCLSNTFLIYLWYAEVELANNSGSNSESGVRAMHILYSFGSGVKYIPFTCQPSSLQQLRARQGFRERIRTIRAMGAHVVTDDRFTALLCSAALFEELTAGWTAASEVYDQAFSMVLPKRRTHSYQFEMLFNYYVRMLRKHHQQSQLGTVWGKVIQGLHLYSLSPELYSVFVEIGHLHTTPSKMRWILDDSCQKKPSVIVWLYALSFEISRGSSYHRVHGLFERALASDNTRNSVILWRCYISYEMNVACDPAAARRVYFRAIHACPWSKKLWLDGFLKLNSILTAKELSDLQEVMRDKELNLRTDIYEILLQDEL; translated from the exons ATGGAAGACAAACCCTCATCTTCTTCTTTATTCCCCGTATTCACCGCACCGCCCCctcccaccaccaccaccaccaccacaaaACAACCGCCGCAATGGCTTTCCAACACCAGCTTCACCACCGACATCTCCCTCATCAACGACGCCGTTTCTTCTCACTATGCCACCACAACTTCTCTCCCAATCGAACACGACGATGATGACCTCGAGAGCGATGAAGATAACAAACACAATCAGCGTCCACAGTACGAACTGGTGGACTCTCCCGCATCGGATTATAGCTCTTCCGAGGAGAATAagaatctgaagaagaagaaaaggaaacgGAAGAAGCAGCAATCTGGTGTGGCGGATGCGGATTATAAGTACGGACCTTCGGGGAGGAAGTCGGACAAGGCGTGGGCGAATTCGAGTAGTGATAAGGACTATTTCTTTGATTCTCGTGGCGATCGCGATAATTTAGCTTTCGGTTGTATCTACAG AATGGACGTTGCACGCTACAAACCTCACTCATCTACTTTTGGTAATGCAAGTCATGCAAAGTATCACCGGAATCCAAAAAGAAGGGACTTCGATGCAGACGATGATATAGATGTCTTGGATAGCAAACTTAAATCTGTAGGTCGTTATTGGTCTGCAAGGTACAATGCAGTAGAACGGCATAAGAATTTCAAGCGAATGCGCATAACTGCACCTGAAAAGTGTGCGATGACTTTCGATAATTTCATTCCATTGTCAGATGATACTTTTTGTGAACGTTCAGATGGTAGAACAATATCAAAAGCATCAGTAATTGAGGAGTCCTGGGAAGATGTTGTTTTACGCAAAACAAGGGAGTTCAATAAATTGACAAGAGAATATCCTCACAATGAGAAGGGTTGGCTGGATTTTGCAGATTTCCAAGACAAAGTTGCAAGTATGCAACCTCAAAAAGGTGCTCGGTTGCAGACCCTTGAAAAAAAAGTTAGTATACTGGAGAAGGCAGTTGAGGTTAATCCGGATAATGAAGATCTGCTGGTTTGTCTTTTAAATGCATATCGTAGAAGAGATAGCACTGATGTTTTAATCAGTAGGTGGGAGAAATTACTTGTGCAACATTCTGGAAGTTGGAAGTTGTGGAAAGAATTTTTGCAAGTTGTTCAGGGAGAATTCTCTAgatttaagattcctgaaatgAGGAGAATATATGCCAATGCAATCAGAGCTTTATCTGCTACACGTGGCAAGCAGCATAGGCAG GCTTATGGAGGTACAATTGCACTCTCACATGATAGTGCTGTCATTCAGCAAGAACTGAATCTAGTTGATTTATTCGTAAATCTATGCCGATTTGAGTGGCAAGCTGGCTATCAAGAGTTGGCCACAGCTTTATTCCAGGCTGAAATTGAATATTGTTTGTTCTGTCCTTCTTTACTTCTTTCAGAGCAGAGTAAATTAAgactttttgaatatttttgggATAGTAATGGTTCTAGAGTTGGAGAAGATGGGGCTTTGGGCTGGTCAACCTGGCTTGAGAAAACGGAAGAACAGAAGCAGAAAGTTGTTAATGAAGAGTCAGATGAAATCGATGAAGGTGGTTGGACTGGTTGGTCAGAACCATTATTGAAAACTAAAGAAGTTGATGTAAATCAAGAGAAAATAGACGAGAATATTGCAGAAGTCGAGGAATCTGATGAACTTGGGGAGGGTGAAGTAGAGCCAGAAAAGGATGCTGCCACTTTGCTGAAAATGCTGGGAATTGATGCTGATGCAGATGCCAGTGATGAGGTAAAAAATGCTGCAACTTGGATTAGATGGTCGCAAGAAGAGATATTAAGAGATACTGATCAATGGATGCCTCTTCATCCAAAAACTG CGGGTGATACCCATGGTGATGGAATAACAGATGGGGAAATTGATGAACACTTTTCAAGGGTAATATTATTTGAAGATATTAGTGATTACATGTTCTCCTTGACCTCAGAGGAAGCTCGTCTGTCTTTATTATACcaatttatagatttttatgGTGGGAAGATATCTCAATG GACCTCGACAAACAGTTCAGCTTGGGGTGAGAAAATTCTCAGCTTAGAGGTTCTACCGGACATAATTTTGGATAAGTTGAGGAGAGTTCATGAAGTTTTAACTAAAGCAAAAAGCACTCCAATGAGTTTAAGCTTGGAATGTTTATTGGATGGCTCTGGAGATACTTCCATGAGGACTAATATGATGAAATTTCTTCGTAATGCCACCTTACTTTGTTTGAGTGCATTTCCGAAAAATCACCTATTGCAAGAAGCCGTACTAGTTGCTGATGAGCTATCAAATACAAGAATGGGTACTTTATCCAGTTCGGTGACTCCGTGTCGAGCTTTAGCAAAGACCCTACTAAAGAAAAATCGTCAG GATGTGCTCCTGTGCGGAGTTTATGCTCGCAGGGAGGCCGTTTTTGGAAATATTGATCATGCAAGAAAGGTCTTTGACATGGCATTATCTTCTAGCGAAATGGTGCAACCT GATTGCCTGTCAaatacatttttaatatatctgtGGTATGCTGAGGTTGAACTTGCAAACAATTCTGGTAGCAACTCAGAATCAGGAGTACGAGCAATGCACATATTATATAGCTTTGGAAGTGGGGTGAAATACATTCCTTTTACATGTCAGCCATCAAGTTTGCAACAGTTGAGAGCACGCCAAGGATTTAGGGAAAGAATTCGGACAATACGGGCAATGGGGGCGCATGTTGTCACAGATGATCGGTTTACAGCCTTGTTATGTTCAGCTGCTTTATTTGAAGAATTGACTGCTGGATGGACAGCAGCTAGTGAAGTTTATGATCAAGCCTTTTCCATGGTGCTTCCCA AAAGAAGAACTCACAGTTATCAGTTCGAAATGTTGTTCAACTACTACGTAAGGATGCTGCGGAAACATCATCAGCAATCTCAATTAGGAACTGTCTGGGGAAAAGTTATACAAGGATTGCACTTATATTCTCTCAGCCCAGAACTCTACAGTGTTTTTGTTGAAATAGGCCATCTTCATACCACACCCAGTAAAATGCGATGGATATTAGATGACAGCTGTCAGAA GAAGCCATCCGTGATAGTTTGGCTATATGCACTGTCATTTGAAATAAGTAGAGGAAGTTCCTATCATCGTGTGCATGGCCTGTTTGAGAGGGCACTGGCAAGTGACAACACGCGTAACTCAGTAATACTGTGGCGCTGTTATATATCATATGAGATGAATGTTGCATGTGATCCTGCTGCAGCTAGGAGAGTTTACTTTCGAGCTATCCATGCATGCCCATG GTCGAAAAAGCTATGGCTTGATGGCTTTCTCAAATTGAACTCCATTCTGACGGCAAAAGAGCTGTCAGATCTGCAGGAAGTAATGCGTGACAAGGAATTAAATCTGAGGACGGACATATATGAGATCCTATTACAGGACGAGCTCTAG